The following proteins come from a genomic window of Daphnia carinata strain CSIRO-1 chromosome 6, CSIRO_AGI_Dcar_HiC_V3, whole genome shotgun sequence:
- the LOC130690606 gene encoding myotubularin-related protein 8-like isoform X2, with product MEVIKTPKIENVRMLDRYNNRKPSTGTLYLTATHLIFVDPDAKKETWVLLMHVATVQKLPLSTVGAPLQIRCKTFLSVTFVLPRERECHDLYTSLMQMSQPFHIEDLYCFHYTSSLEEIPRTAGWTFFDLETEFQRMGVPNSNWTMTNLNKDYQLCDTYPQCLFVPSSVSTIVLVGSASFRSKGRLPVLTYLHKNQAALCRCSQPLSGFSARCVEDEQLLNGIVQANPNAKFMYVVDTRPRINAMANRAAGKGYENENFYENIKFQFCGIENIHVMRSSLSKLLEACELKTPSMAAFINGVQSSGWLRHIHAILDTSLLVARSLQEGVNVLVHCSDGWDRTAQVCSLAQVLLDPYYRTLQGFQSLIEKDWLSFGHKFTDRCGYLQSDAKETSPVFTQLVDCMWQIQRAYPSAFQFSERLLLHLHDHVYSSQYGTFVGNCEKDRLDLKLSDRTYSLWGNIASHLDEFLNPLYKSDAYTGLLEPNLVPSNILFWRGLYCRFESGVHPRESIADVLLATRDHSTSLEMHIAHLQKRITAMKTLLDVSTPVTDNRLAVDDEDDEQQLGLRLKKSMQVVDDHPLSTSKSADSVFSDGPNIENSITSSFQLRREIDSVSLDWRSLRNIKECVCSTPFDHSSKKSHCWRCGEVFCTRCLDKQTPLPGHATHRPVPVCRSCYKEVRLSSSSITST from the exons ATGGAAGTCATCAAAACTCCTAAA ATTGAAAATGTCCGGATGCTGGATCGTTACAATAACAGGAAACCTTCAACTGGGACACTCTACCTGACGGCAACTCATCTGATATTCGTCGATCCGGATGCTAAGAAGGAAACATGG GTTCTATTGATGCATGTAGCGACCGTGCAAAAGCTGCCTTTATCGACCGTTGGTGCACCTCTGCAGATCCGTTGCAAGACATTTTTGTCAGTGACCTTCGTGTTGCCTCGCGAACGGGAATGCCATGACCTTTATACAAGCCTCATGCAAATGTCCCAGCCAT TCCATATAGAAGATCTTTATTGCTTTCATTACACTTCGAGTTTGGAAGAAATCCCTCGGACGGCTGGATGGACTTTTTTCGATCTGGAAACCGAATTCCAGCGAATGGGCGTTCCTAATTCCAACTGGACCATGACCAATCTGAACAAGGACTATCAG TTGTGTGACACTTATCCGCAATGCCTCTTCGTTCCGTCTTCTGTATCGACTATTGTTTTGGTCGGTAGCGCCAGTTTTCGCAGTAAAGGACGTCTTCCCGTTTTGACTTATTTACATAAAAATCag GCGGCATTGTGCCGGTGCAGTCAACCCCTCTCCGGATTCAGCGCCCGCTGCGTCGAAGACGAGCAACTATTGAACGGCATCGTCCAGGCCAATCCCAACGCTAAATTTATGTACGTCGTCGACACTAGACCCAGA atcaaTGCGATGGCCAATAGAGCCGCCGGCAAAGgttatgaaaatgaaaacttttaTGAAAacatcaaatttcaattttgcGGGATCGAGAACATCCACGTGATGCGCAGCAGCTTGTCGAAACTGCTGGAAGCCTGTGAACTCAAGACTCCGTCCATGGCCGCCTTTATTAACGGTGTCCAGTCGAGCGGCTGGCTCCGGCACATTCACGCCATTTTGGACACGTCCCTGCTAGTCGCTCGAAGTCTACAGGAAGGTGTCAACGTCCTGGTCCACTGCTCCGATG GGTGGGACAGGACAGCCCAAGTGTGCTCTCTCGCCCAGGTGCTACTGGATCCTTATTACCGCACTTTGCAGGGCTTTCAATCGCTGATCGAAAAGGATTGGCTTTCATTCGGTCATAAATTCACCGATAGATGTGGTTACCTCCAAAGTGATGCTAAAGAGACGTCACCTGTCTTCACCCAGTTGGTCGACTGCATGTGGCAAATCCAACGAGCCTATCCGTCAGCCTTCCAGTTCAGTGAGCGACTTTTACTCCACTTACACGATCACGTGTATTCGAGTCAGTACGGCACGTTCGTCGGCAATTGCGAAAAGGACCGACTCGATTTGAAA CTGTCAGATAGGACCTACTCTCTATGGGGTAACATTGCCTCCCACCTGGACGAGTTCCTCAATCCCCTGTACAAAAGTGATGCCTACACAGGACTGCTGGAACCTAATCTAGTGCCATCCAACATTCTCTTTTGGAGGGGGCTCTACTGTCGATTTGAAAGTGGGGTTCATCCAAGGGAGTCCATTGCAGATGTCTTACTCGCCACCAG GGACCATTCTACTTCATTGGAAATGCACATTGCCCATCTGCAGAAGCGTATCACTGCCATGAAAACGTTGCTTGACGTATCGACTCCAGTGACGGATAATCGACTGGCAGTGGATGATGAAGACGATGAGCAACAACTCGGTCTTCGTTTGAAGAAGAGCATGCAAGTGGTGGATGATCACCCATTATCGACGTCGAAATCAGCTGATTCCGTCTTCTCTGACGGACCCAATATTGAGAACTCAATCACGTCGTCGTTTCAACTGCGCCGCGAAATCGATTCCGTCAGCCTCGACTGGCGCAGTCTGCGCAACATTAAAGAGTGCGTTTGCTCGACGCCGTTCGATCATTCCAGCAAGAAA TCGCACTGTTGGCGATGCGGAGAGGTGTTTTGTACTCGATGTCTGGACAAGCAAACACCCCTGCCGGGACACGCTACCCACCGGCCCGTGCCCGTCTGCCGATCTTGTTATAAAGAAGTTCGGCTATCGTCGTCATCCATCACTTCCACCTAA
- the LOC130690606 gene encoding myotubularin-related protein 8-like isoform X3: MLDRYNNRKPSTGTLYLTATHLIFVDPDAKKETWVLLMHVATVQKLPLSTVGAPLQIRCKTFLSVTFVLPRERECHDLYTSLMQMSQPFHIEDLYCFHYTSSLEEIPRTAGWTFFDLETEFQRMGVPNSNWTMTNLNKDYQLCDTYPQCLFVPSSVSTIVLVGSASFRSKGRLPVLTYLHKNQAALCRCSQPLSGFSARCVEDEQLLNGIVQANPNAKFMYVVDTRPRINAMANRAAGKGYENENFYENIKFQFCGIENIHVMRSSLSKLLEACELKTPSMAAFINGVQSSGWLRHIHAILDTSLLVARSLQEGVNVLVHCSDGWDRTAQVCSLAQVLLDPYYRTLQGFQSLIEKDWLSFGHKFTDRCGYLQSDAKETSPVFTQLVDCMWQIQRAYPSAFQFSERLLLHLHDHVYSSQYGTFVGNCEKDRLDLKLSDRTYSLWGNIASHLDEFLNPLYKSDAYTGLLEPNLVPSNILFWRGLYCRFESGVHPRESIADVLLATRDHSTSLEMHIAHLQKRITAMKTLLDVSTPVTDNRLAVDDEDDEQQLGLRLKKSMQVVDDHPLSTSKSADSVFSDGPNIENSITSSFQLRREIDSVSLDWRSLRNIKECVCSTPFDHSSKKSHCWRCGEVFCTRCLDKQTPLPGHATHRPVPVCRSCYKEVRLSSSSITST; encoded by the exons ATGCTGGATCGTTACAATAACAGGAAACCTTCAACTGGGACACTCTACCTGACGGCAACTCATCTGATATTCGTCGATCCGGATGCTAAGAAGGAAACATGG GTTCTATTGATGCATGTAGCGACCGTGCAAAAGCTGCCTTTATCGACCGTTGGTGCACCTCTGCAGATCCGTTGCAAGACATTTTTGTCAGTGACCTTCGTGTTGCCTCGCGAACGGGAATGCCATGACCTTTATACAAGCCTCATGCAAATGTCCCAGCCAT TCCATATAGAAGATCTTTATTGCTTTCATTACACTTCGAGTTTGGAAGAAATCCCTCGGACGGCTGGATGGACTTTTTTCGATCTGGAAACCGAATTCCAGCGAATGGGCGTTCCTAATTCCAACTGGACCATGACCAATCTGAACAAGGACTATCAG TTGTGTGACACTTATCCGCAATGCCTCTTCGTTCCGTCTTCTGTATCGACTATTGTTTTGGTCGGTAGCGCCAGTTTTCGCAGTAAAGGACGTCTTCCCGTTTTGACTTATTTACATAAAAATCag GCGGCATTGTGCCGGTGCAGTCAACCCCTCTCCGGATTCAGCGCCCGCTGCGTCGAAGACGAGCAACTATTGAACGGCATCGTCCAGGCCAATCCCAACGCTAAATTTATGTACGTCGTCGACACTAGACCCAGA atcaaTGCGATGGCCAATAGAGCCGCCGGCAAAGgttatgaaaatgaaaacttttaTGAAAacatcaaatttcaattttgcGGGATCGAGAACATCCACGTGATGCGCAGCAGCTTGTCGAAACTGCTGGAAGCCTGTGAACTCAAGACTCCGTCCATGGCCGCCTTTATTAACGGTGTCCAGTCGAGCGGCTGGCTCCGGCACATTCACGCCATTTTGGACACGTCCCTGCTAGTCGCTCGAAGTCTACAGGAAGGTGTCAACGTCCTGGTCCACTGCTCCGATG GGTGGGACAGGACAGCCCAAGTGTGCTCTCTCGCCCAGGTGCTACTGGATCCTTATTACCGCACTTTGCAGGGCTTTCAATCGCTGATCGAAAAGGATTGGCTTTCATTCGGTCATAAATTCACCGATAGATGTGGTTACCTCCAAAGTGATGCTAAAGAGACGTCACCTGTCTTCACCCAGTTGGTCGACTGCATGTGGCAAATCCAACGAGCCTATCCGTCAGCCTTCCAGTTCAGTGAGCGACTTTTACTCCACTTACACGATCACGTGTATTCGAGTCAGTACGGCACGTTCGTCGGCAATTGCGAAAAGGACCGACTCGATTTGAAA CTGTCAGATAGGACCTACTCTCTATGGGGTAACATTGCCTCCCACCTGGACGAGTTCCTCAATCCCCTGTACAAAAGTGATGCCTACACAGGACTGCTGGAACCTAATCTAGTGCCATCCAACATTCTCTTTTGGAGGGGGCTCTACTGTCGATTTGAAAGTGGGGTTCATCCAAGGGAGTCCATTGCAGATGTCTTACTCGCCACCAG GGACCATTCTACTTCATTGGAAATGCACATTGCCCATCTGCAGAAGCGTATCACTGCCATGAAAACGTTGCTTGACGTATCGACTCCAGTGACGGATAATCGACTGGCAGTGGATGATGAAGACGATGAGCAACAACTCGGTCTTCGTTTGAAGAAGAGCATGCAAGTGGTGGATGATCACCCATTATCGACGTCGAAATCAGCTGATTCCGTCTTCTCTGACGGACCCAATATTGAGAACTCAATCACGTCGTCGTTTCAACTGCGCCGCGAAATCGATTCCGTCAGCCTCGACTGGCGCAGTCTGCGCAACATTAAAGAGTGCGTTTGCTCGACGCCGTTCGATCATTCCAGCAAGAAA TCGCACTGTTGGCGATGCGGAGAGGTGTTTTGTACTCGATGTCTGGACAAGCAAACACCCCTGCCGGGACACGCTACCCACCGGCCCGTGCCCGTCTGCCGATCTTGTTATAAAGAAGTTCGGCTATCGTCGTCATCCATCACTTCCACCTAA
- the LOC130690606 gene encoding myotubularin-related protein 8-like isoform X1 yields MNCATYPWMKLAHSVTIPCVSQMLSSNVATVGGGGEHDSIGKSTDSTDGGDKSKTNQTSGPDGQLNRSLSFDGRRKVWARVEAHWARVTLDRSVPSSVANSADKHDPQGAVGEQPFYQRIRSWLTSNPQTQTYQQSPVMTKIENVRMLDRYNNRKPSTGTLYLTATHLIFVDPDAKKETWVLLMHVATVQKLPLSTVGAPLQIRCKTFLSVTFVLPRERECHDLYTSLMQMSQPFHIEDLYCFHYTSSLEEIPRTAGWTFFDLETEFQRMGVPNSNWTMTNLNKDYQLCDTYPQCLFVPSSVSTIVLVGSASFRSKGRLPVLTYLHKNQAALCRCSQPLSGFSARCVEDEQLLNGIVQANPNAKFMYVVDTRPRINAMANRAAGKGYENENFYENIKFQFCGIENIHVMRSSLSKLLEACELKTPSMAAFINGVQSSGWLRHIHAILDTSLLVARSLQEGVNVLVHCSDGWDRTAQVCSLAQVLLDPYYRTLQGFQSLIEKDWLSFGHKFTDRCGYLQSDAKETSPVFTQLVDCMWQIQRAYPSAFQFSERLLLHLHDHVYSSQYGTFVGNCEKDRLDLKLSDRTYSLWGNIASHLDEFLNPLYKSDAYTGLLEPNLVPSNILFWRGLYCRFESGVHPRESIADVLLATRDHSTSLEMHIAHLQKRITAMKTLLDVSTPVTDNRLAVDDEDDEQQLGLRLKKSMQVVDDHPLSTSKSADSVFSDGPNIENSITSSFQLRREIDSVSLDWRSLRNIKECVCSTPFDHSSKKSHCWRCGEVFCTRCLDKQTPLPGHATHRPVPVCRSCYKEVRLSSSSITST; encoded by the exons ATGAACTGCGCGACATATCCTTGGATGAAATTGGCTCATAGTGTCACCATTCCGTGCGTGAGTCAGATGCTGTCGTCGAATGTCGCTACTGTAGGAGGCGGTGGAGAACATGATTCAATTGGAAAGTCGACCGACTCAACTGACGGCGGTGACAAGTCAAAAACGAATCAGACCAGTGGTCCCGACGGCCAACTCAATCGCAGTTTAAGCTTTGACGGAAGGCGAAAAGTTTGGGCCAGAGTTGAGGCCCACTGGGCACGGGTCACCCTCGATCGTTCAGTTCCTTCCAGCGTGGCCAACTCGGCTGACAAACACGATCCACAGGGAGCTGTTGGTGAACAACCATTTTACCAGCGCATTCGTTCCTGGCTGACAAGCAACCCCCAAACGCAAACTTATCAACAGAGTCCAGTCATGACGAAG ATTGAAAATGTCCGGATGCTGGATCGTTACAATAACAGGAAACCTTCAACTGGGACACTCTACCTGACGGCAACTCATCTGATATTCGTCGATCCGGATGCTAAGAAGGAAACATGG GTTCTATTGATGCATGTAGCGACCGTGCAAAAGCTGCCTTTATCGACCGTTGGTGCACCTCTGCAGATCCGTTGCAAGACATTTTTGTCAGTGACCTTCGTGTTGCCTCGCGAACGGGAATGCCATGACCTTTATACAAGCCTCATGCAAATGTCCCAGCCAT TCCATATAGAAGATCTTTATTGCTTTCATTACACTTCGAGTTTGGAAGAAATCCCTCGGACGGCTGGATGGACTTTTTTCGATCTGGAAACCGAATTCCAGCGAATGGGCGTTCCTAATTCCAACTGGACCATGACCAATCTGAACAAGGACTATCAG TTGTGTGACACTTATCCGCAATGCCTCTTCGTTCCGTCTTCTGTATCGACTATTGTTTTGGTCGGTAGCGCCAGTTTTCGCAGTAAAGGACGTCTTCCCGTTTTGACTTATTTACATAAAAATCag GCGGCATTGTGCCGGTGCAGTCAACCCCTCTCCGGATTCAGCGCCCGCTGCGTCGAAGACGAGCAACTATTGAACGGCATCGTCCAGGCCAATCCCAACGCTAAATTTATGTACGTCGTCGACACTAGACCCAGA atcaaTGCGATGGCCAATAGAGCCGCCGGCAAAGgttatgaaaatgaaaacttttaTGAAAacatcaaatttcaattttgcGGGATCGAGAACATCCACGTGATGCGCAGCAGCTTGTCGAAACTGCTGGAAGCCTGTGAACTCAAGACTCCGTCCATGGCCGCCTTTATTAACGGTGTCCAGTCGAGCGGCTGGCTCCGGCACATTCACGCCATTTTGGACACGTCCCTGCTAGTCGCTCGAAGTCTACAGGAAGGTGTCAACGTCCTGGTCCACTGCTCCGATG GGTGGGACAGGACAGCCCAAGTGTGCTCTCTCGCCCAGGTGCTACTGGATCCTTATTACCGCACTTTGCAGGGCTTTCAATCGCTGATCGAAAAGGATTGGCTTTCATTCGGTCATAAATTCACCGATAGATGTGGTTACCTCCAAAGTGATGCTAAAGAGACGTCACCTGTCTTCACCCAGTTGGTCGACTGCATGTGGCAAATCCAACGAGCCTATCCGTCAGCCTTCCAGTTCAGTGAGCGACTTTTACTCCACTTACACGATCACGTGTATTCGAGTCAGTACGGCACGTTCGTCGGCAATTGCGAAAAGGACCGACTCGATTTGAAA CTGTCAGATAGGACCTACTCTCTATGGGGTAACATTGCCTCCCACCTGGACGAGTTCCTCAATCCCCTGTACAAAAGTGATGCCTACACAGGACTGCTGGAACCTAATCTAGTGCCATCCAACATTCTCTTTTGGAGGGGGCTCTACTGTCGATTTGAAAGTGGGGTTCATCCAAGGGAGTCCATTGCAGATGTCTTACTCGCCACCAG GGACCATTCTACTTCATTGGAAATGCACATTGCCCATCTGCAGAAGCGTATCACTGCCATGAAAACGTTGCTTGACGTATCGACTCCAGTGACGGATAATCGACTGGCAGTGGATGATGAAGACGATGAGCAACAACTCGGTCTTCGTTTGAAGAAGAGCATGCAAGTGGTGGATGATCACCCATTATCGACGTCGAAATCAGCTGATTCCGTCTTCTCTGACGGACCCAATATTGAGAACTCAATCACGTCGTCGTTTCAACTGCGCCGCGAAATCGATTCCGTCAGCCTCGACTGGCGCAGTCTGCGCAACATTAAAGAGTGCGTTTGCTCGACGCCGTTCGATCATTCCAGCAAGAAA TCGCACTGTTGGCGATGCGGAGAGGTGTTTTGTACTCGATGTCTGGACAAGCAAACACCCCTGCCGGGACACGCTACCCACCGGCCCGTGCCCGTCTGCCGATCTTGTTATAAAGAAGTTCGGCTATCGTCGTCATCCATCACTTCCACCTAA
- the LOC130690594 gene encoding uncharacterized protein LOC130690594, with product MSSVGSIVLLVTVLVLICPIYATGHDQLLVREENVSSSLNVYHDQQESLLTRRIRQSSGLPTSNHTLTCHQCRSFEDGDQCIHLPTNSSIFNEPCGSHQTACMVKRFSYTENATSPLALWYIERNCSSKCEPGCLILGERTKLYACISCCNENSCNTGNGANYQRFSLDLAVVQIIFFIFLNLIKLAH from the exons ATGTCGAGTGTCGGCTCAATCGTGTTATTGGTAACAGTGTTGGTGCTGATCTGTCCTATCTACGCGACCGGACACGACCAGTTGTTGGTTAGAGAGGAAAATGTTTCGAGCAGTTTGAATGTCTATCACGACCAACAAGAGTCTCTGTTAACGAGAAGGATTAGACAATCCAGTGGGCTCCCTACGTCGAATCATACATTGACTTGTCACCAGTGCAGGAGTTTTGAAGATGGAGACCAGTGTATCCATCTACCGACTAATTCTAGCATCTTTAACGAGCCCTGTGGCTCCCACCAAACAGCCTGCATG GTCAAGAGGTTTTCTTACACCGAGAATGCCACATCTCCATTGGCACTTTGGTACATTGAACGTAATTGTTCCAGCAAATGCGAGCCTGGCTGTCTGATACTTGGGGAAAGAACCAAG CTCTACGCCTGCATCTCCTGCTGCAACGAGAACTCGTGCAATACAGGAAATGGCGCCAACTACCAACGATTCTCACTCGATCTGGCGGTCgtgcaaattattttttttatctttctaaaTTTGATTAAACTCGCACattaa
- the LOC130690587 gene encoding caveolin-1-like: MAETKSASRSGSKLNLNESTMPLLDEEAHEKAETPEKDVIEMKEKASTTSEGEKDDSNPEKIEEEKKDGDEDKKKKKKEKKEKKEKKEKTCHRRTQSCVQTFTVGLNVLDRDEKHINDTINLNFEDVLAEPDVAHGFDPIWRSAYILFTGSRFWIYRLLSAFLALPLALVWGITFSLITFFSVWFATPILRIMDVFLFYIRRVWVALVQTTLEPVANAVGGCFSNVKLTHNNQVQTV, from the exons atggcCGAAACAAAGTCCGCCTCCCGCTCCGGATCCAAGTTGAACTTGAACGAGTCTACCATGCCGCTCTTGGACGAAGAGGCCCACGAGAAGGCCGAAACGCCCGAAAAGGATGTCATTGAAATGAAGGAGAAGGCCTCGACGACATCCGAAGGTGAAAAGGACGACTCGAACCCTGAAAAGatt gaggaagaaaagaaggacgGCGACgaagacaagaagaagaagaagaaggaaaagaaggagaagaaagagaagaaggaaaagactTGCCACCGTCGGACACAGAGCTGCGTTCAAACGTTCACCGTCGGCTTGAACGTTCTCGACCGCGACGAGAAGCACATCAACGACACCATCAAC ttGAACTTTGAGGACGTGCTGGCCGAGCCGGATGTGGCTCACGGATTCGACCCGATCTGGCGTTCGGCTTACATTCTCTTCACCGGATCGCGCTTCTGGATTTACCGTTTGTTGTCCGCTTTCTTGGCCCTGCCGTTGGCCCTCGTCTGGGGTATCACCTTCTCGCTCATCACCTTCTTCTCCGTCTGGTTCGCCACGCCGATCCTGCGCATCATGGACGTCTTCCTCTTCTACATCAGAAGg GTCTGGGTTGCTTTGGTGCAGACGACGTTGGAACCGGTTGCCAATGCTGTTGGCGGCTGCTTTTCTAATGTGAAATTGACGCATAACAATCAAGTGCAGACAGTCTAA
- the LOC130690611 gene encoding SPARC-like encodes MQFKWLIVLAITACLLLTVEAHEKKRKLTKKVKKIVDGKDEQPVEQLDIQDAIDVLLDDEVALKDNLCAKKHCGAGKECRVNENGVAECVCMDHCPEEKDPRRMICSNQNETWNSDCELYRMRCLCKSGAAGCVDQKYDHAHVEYFGTCREVPQCTPDEMADFPRRMRDWLFNVMRDLADRHDLSPHFLKLEREAEKDNSRRWANAAIWKFCDLDGHPHDRKVSRHELFPIRAPLLALEHCIQPFLDGCDADNDHFITLQEWGTCLELTEEEIEDKCDDVRDENSL; translated from the exons ATGCAGTTCAAGTGGCTTATCGTCCTAGCCATTACGGCCTGTCTGCTGTTGACTGTTGAAGCCCACGAAAAGaag CGCAAACTTACCAAAAAGGTTAAGAAGATTGTGGATGGCAAAGATGAGCAACCCGTTGAACAGTTGGACATTCAAGACGCCATCGATGTTTTGCTTGATGACGAAGTGGCCCTGAAGGATAACCTTTGCGCCAAGAAACATTGCGGCGCTGGAAAGGAGTGCCGCGTCAACGAAAATGGTGTCGCCGAATGTGTCTGCATGGATCACTGCCCCGAGGAGAAGGATCCTCGTCGCATG ATTTGCagcaatcaaaatgaaacatgGAATTCCGATTGTGAGCTCTACCGTATGCGTTGCCTCTGCAAATCCGGAGCGGCTGGATGCGTCGATCAGAAATACGATCACGCTCACGTTGAGTATTTCGGCACCTGCCGTGAAGTACCA CAATGCACGCCGGATGAAATGGCCGATTTCCCGCGCCGGATGCGAGATTGGCTCTTCAACGTCATGAGGGATTTGGCCGATCGTCACGATTTGAGTCCCCATTTCTTGAAATTGGAACGCGAAGCCGAAAAGGACAACAGCCGTCGATGGGCCAATGCAGCTATTTGGAAGTTCTGCGACTTGGACGGTCACCCCCACGACAG GAAGGTGTCTCGTCACGAACTGTTCCCCATTCGCGCCCCTCTATTGGCTTTAGAGCACTGCATCCAGCCCTTCCTGGACGGCTGCGATGCTGATAACGATCATTTCATCACGCTCCAAGAGTGGGGCACATGCCTGGAGCTCACCGAG GAGGAGATTGAAGACAAATGCGATGACGTCAGAGATGAAAATAGCTTgtaa
- the LOC130689497 gene encoding LOW QUALITY PROTEIN: plasminogen-like (The sequence of the model RefSeq protein was modified relative to this genomic sequence to represent the inferred CDS: deleted 1 base in 1 codon), with amino-acid sequence MYLAADFSVLHLLSFFVMCVHGVPLTITNQKQEEAGSSPCAFPSLICNDLSATPRCLTTREICDGVDNCASGQDEINCERKDYVIDGKLVSTREITEDILVEHVSQESCAKLCSEVVNFKCIGFQHNLQFDQCRLLDAKFARKADKATIISFWITFQRNENSTVIPDLTVTRPIGDALLNTDNNDKPFDGFEGEFDAIIVEVDWDSPQSERVKRRTIFSSANMRSGATCGKRVVDFEPPRPTSSRLGRVVNGVDAPVGAIPWQVSIKLKDGGSLRQWCGGAIISERLVLTAAHCIDHLRKTEFVVVVGEHDTSVSQAKEQIFPVENFIIHPKFKSTKGGSDIALVKLATLNGKGVVFGDVAQPICMPTSESAYQPGTWCSVSGWGMQKPASEDTVSKVLKVASVPLISSEICNKKEVYGNQLNSNSFPDGMLCAGFLEGGTDACRGDSGGPLACSVNGQFQLLGLVSWGDGCADKNKPGVYTKTLHYLNWIQDSTRKL; translated from the exons ATGTATTTAGCCGCCGACTTCTCCGTCCTTCACCTCTTGTCGTTCTTCGTTATGT GTGTACATGGCGTGCCATTAACCATCACCAACCAAAAACAGGAA GAAGCTGGATCTTCGCCATGTGCTTTCCCCTCGTTGATTTGCAACGATCTATCGGCAACCCCTCG TTGTCTTACAACCCGTGAAATTTGTGATGGTGTCGACAATTGTGCTTCTGGTCAAGACGAAATCAACTGCG AGAGGAAGGACTATGTCATCGATGGTAAACTGGTATCCACCCGTGAGATCACCGAAGATATTCTCGTTGAACACGTCTCGCAGGAATCG TGTGCAAAGTTATGCAGTGAGGTAGTCAATTTCAAGTGCATTGGCTTCCAACACAACCTCCAGTTCGACCAGTGTAGACTTCTTGATGCTAAATTTGCTCGCAAAGCAGACAAGGCTACTATTATCAGCTTCTGGATCACATTCCAACGTAATGAGAATAGTACAGTTATCCCAGACCTTACTGTGACCCGTCCAATTG GTGATGCACTTTTGAATACTGACAATAATGACAAACCTTTCGATGGTTTTGAAGGTGAATTTGATGCCATCATTGTTGAAGTTGACTGGGATTCTCCTCAGTCTGAACGAGTGAAACGCAGAACTATCTTTTCATCTG CAAATATGAGATCGGGCGCTACGTGCGGTAAGCGCGTAGTCGATTTCGAACCTCCTCGTCCGACAAGTAGCCGTTTGGGTCGCGTTGTCAATGGAGTCGACGCGCCCGTCGGAGCTATCCCATGGCAG GTTTCCATCAAGCTTAAGGATGGCGGCTCCCTTCGCCAGTGGTGCGGAGGAGCCATCATCTCTGAGCGTCTAGTCCTAACTGCTGCCCATTGCATCGATCACTTGCGCAAAACTGAGTTTGTCGTAGTCGTCGGCGAGCATGACACCAGTGTATCTCAggcaaaagaacaaattttCCCCGTCGAGAACTTCATCATCCACCCTAAATTCAAAT ctacCAAAGGCGGCTCCGATATCGCTTTGGTGAAACTCGCCACGCTCAATGGCAAAGGCGTCGTTTTTGGTGACGTTGCCCAGCCAATTTGCATGCCTACATCAGAAAGCGCTTACCAACCGGGTACTTGGTGCAGCGTCTCCGGCTGGGGCATGCAAAAAC CTGCAAGTGAAGACACAGTGTCAAAAGTGCTTAAAGTGGCCTCTGTACCTCTGATCTCTTCCGAAATTTGCAACAAGAAGGAAGTCTACGGTAATCAActcaattccaacagtttccCTGACGGCATGCTCTGCGCCGGATTCTTGGAAGGAGGCACCGATGCTTGCAGGGGTGACTCAGGAGGTCCTCTTGCCTGTTCCGTCAATG GGCAATTTCAATTGCTAGGCTTGGTTTCCTGGGGTGATGGCTGTGCCGACAAAAACAAACCGGGTGTATATACTAAAACCTTGCACTACCTCAACTGGATTCAGGATTCGACTCGCAAACTGTAA